ACCCCACACCCCTCTCCCCCCGCACACCCCCTTGCCCGGATCTGACGACCCGTCATATCGTCGGCCGCGCCGCGCATTCCGGCCACCGGACCGGCCCGCCCGGCCGGCCCCGGGGCCGCGCACCCCCGCGGCGCCCTGTCCGCACTCCGCAAGGAGCACCCCGTGGGAGAGCCGCACCCCGTACCCGCCGCGCACCGCCCGCCCGCCGACCACCCGCCGGCCCTCCGCGCCCGCGCCCTGACCAGGTCGTTCGGCCGCGGTCGCGGCGCGCTGGCCGCCCTCGGCCCGGTGGACGCCGAGATCGCGCCCGGCGAATTCGTCTGCCTCGTCGGCCCGTCCGGCTGCGGCAAGTCGACGCTGCTGCGGATCGCTGCCGGGCTGCTCCGCCCCAGCCGGGGCGAGCTGGAGCTCCGGGCGACCACCGCGCACCCGGCCGCGATGATCTTCCAGGACTACGGCATCCACGACTGGAAGACCGTGCTGGCCAACGTCCGCTTCGGCCTCGACATCCAGCGCGTGCCCCGCAAGGAGGCCGACGAGCGGGCCCGCTCCTGGCTCGCCCGGCTGGGACTCACCGACTTCGCCGGCGCCTACCCGGCCGCCCTCTCCGGCGGCATGCGCCAGCGCGTCGCGCTCGCCCGCGCGCTCGCCGTCGAACCCGAGATCCTGCTGATGGACGAGCCCTTCGCGGCCCTCGACGCCCAGCTGCGCACCCTCCTCCAGGACGAGCTGCTCGACCTCACCCAGACCACCCGCACCACCACCCTCTTCATCACCCACAGCCTGGAAGAGGCGCTGGTGCTCGGCGACCGGGTCCTGGTGATGTCCGCCCGGCCCGGCCGGATCATCGCCGAACGCCGCCCGCCGTTCGGCCGCCCGCGCACCGGCGAGGTCCGCGCCACCCCCGCATTCACCGCGCTGAAGGCCGAGTTGTGGGAACTGCTGCGGGGCGAGGTGACCGGCCCCGGCGCGCGCCGGGCCGCCCCGCACCAGGGGGCCGAAGGGGGCGTGCCGGCATGAGCACCACCCGGCGCGGCCCCGGCCCGCGCCACGACGACGCACCCCCCGCCGCGCCGGCCCGGCTCCTGGTCCGCCGCCCCGGCCCCCAGGAGCTGCATCCCGGGCGCACCCACCGCCGCCGGCGCGCCCTGGAGCTCGCGCTCGCCCTCGCCGTCCCGGTCCTGCTCGTCCTGGTGTGGCAGCTGGCCGCCACCCGCTCCTG
The sequence above is a segment of the Streptomyces lydicus genome. Coding sequences within it:
- a CDS encoding ABC transporter ATP-binding protein, with product MGEPHPVPAAHRPPADHPPALRARALTRSFGRGRGALAALGPVDAEIAPGEFVCLVGPSGCGKSTLLRIAAGLLRPSRGELELRATTAHPAAMIFQDYGIHDWKTVLANVRFGLDIQRVPRKEADERARSWLARLGLTDFAGAYPAALSGGMRQRVALARALAVEPEILLMDEPFAALDAQLRTLLQDELLDLTQTTRTTTLFITHSLEEALVLGDRVLVMSARPGRIIAERRPPFGRPRTGEVRATPAFTALKAELWELLRGEVTGPGARRAAPHQGAEGGVPA